Within Anopheles ziemanni chromosome 2, idAnoZiCoDA_A2_x.2, whole genome shotgun sequence, the genomic segment GCAACCGAAACGACCAGTGGCAGTACAGTCACCACCGGTTCACCCGTCAATGGTAAACCGGCCAATGATTGAACTGCCCCTCCACTCCCCCCGGTACTGGAGAAAAACTACTTTGTTTCTATGTGAAATCggtattaatttatttcatttattcttACCCCTGACTATCTCCCCATTCTTTGCGAAGAATTTAAGTAGCGTTAATATCAGACTGCTGAGTAAAATAAGAGACCACTCTATAACCGAACCGACTCAAGTGCGTTCATATCAAGAATCTATTCTTCCGTGCGAAAGGTTATCTCTCAGTGGAACTCAGTGCAAGCTGCGTACGCATTAGTGTGGAGTTTCCAATCACATTTACTCTAGTTTCGTTAGTTCGGTAGTTCGCGGTCGTCATCGTCCTCATCGTCGTATTTAGGTCTAAGCTTTTACTCCGTTCACAAAACCACCTTCCGGAGCTAGCCGGAATTGCAATCGTCCGTCGGCTGGGGTAGGAGGGATGGTACTGATGAACCTTTTGTGATGTAAACAGTATACAGTTCACCCAAAAGGGGGTGCGGAACGGGAAAAGAACTAAGTGAGTCACAAAAAATTGCATGAGCGCGAGGCCATGAAATATTAGTTAGATCGAACGATCATACAAGATATACACGGGGGGATTTCGAAGGAGATACCTTGTTTAttgacaaacacacacaatatACAGACACATTGCAAAGTTCATTCAAATTACgttaactttattttaaaacgttAAAAAATAACGTCCTTTCACCATACCATGCCATAATACATACCggtttgaataaaaatcatcTATGACTTGACATGATTGTGCTTGTCTTTGGCAGCCGACAAATAACTAATCCATTGTAGAATGCTCAGAAAGCAAAACCAAATTGCTTCTTCGACAACCGAATGTAActgcactgctgctgctgctcctgctgacAAGCGAGATACGATAATGTGCACTTATAAAAGAAATGCATAACATAAATGAACTTGGTACAAGATAGTGGCCACACCTAGCATTTAAGATGGCGAAGTGATCGGAAGCAAAAAGCTGCACTTATAAAATTGAAGGAAAGAGTAAAACATTTAATGCAAGAACGCACAACGTTACAGAAgcatatatacatatatatatatataaagcAACAGTTGAAACATATAAAAACAGGACATTGATGagtgaaacttttttttgtattatgcGCAACTGCATCGAATGCGTTTCCGTGATGGCTTTATCATCAAAATATAGAAACAGAACGACGTCCTTCAACCAAACGGTTTCTTccgctggtggtggtttcgGATTGGAGATTTGTTTGTTCCCCTCATTCTATTTGAGACTGCACGTCATCGTACAACAGCCTTTTCAACTAGACAGACATGAAATCAGACAGAGAAATTACAACTGCAATAATCATTATCACGTGTGTGCTTGTTAGTacgcattttttaaatacatcgAACCATCAATCGTTGTGTCGGACGTTAATGGAGGAAGTAAATTACGTACTGTTAGACCGCGAACCATGAGCCAGCAAAGGATCCGGCCTCATTTCACGGAGCAAGGATTCTGCGGACAATAAAATCACCGGGTCTGTGTGTTAACCCTTATGCTGCGCTCACATGTGGAGGGTACATAGAAGTAAGGGAAAATCTAGGATCAAGGCTAGAAGGGCGTGCTTGCATTAATCGTGCAACGTGTGAGGAAAGAAACGCGAAACTGTGCGAACAAATAGAATGTCGTATAAAAGCAAATGTAATCGGATGTATTAATCAGAAcggtgttccgtttttttattccctcgaagaaataaaagaaagatgaACAATATTATTAGCGACTTTATCGATGTGTGTTCTTTCATTTTACTCTATTTATGCATCAAACATCTTTGAGATATTCCTTTTGTAAAAAGGGTAATTCACGATCCTCGAACCAATCCTTCTAAACcgtcgttttgaatgttttcgattttccgaGCGTGAAGGACAACATTATGAGAAAGCAACTACAACTTGGATCAAAACATGTATGACAGACATGCTgtcaaaattgtttgttgacgaaatgaaaagaataaaacggaaaacaatttcTGGTGCAGAAAATGGAAGGCTCCAGGTGATATTTGTGTTTCTGATAGAATGTTAAACTTTTGATAGTGGCTTTGTAGGTGCAAAGGAATTCACTGGACGGGATAGTGTCGTGATTTTTCCAGCGAAGACAATCAATCGAAGCATTCCAGTTCGTGTTACTTAAAGGCCTGCTACAATGGATATTTTCCAAAATCAATGCAGCGAAAGCTTGGGCTTTGATTCGATGGTAAGTTACCGCCAAGTAGAgagtttttggtgtttttataAAGAAAGCCCGCACTTCTTAACGGTTTAAGCTCTCGTCGAATCATCTCAATTCACCGCTGCACGATTCACCGGGTTCGCCAAATCAACTCACATTCGGACCCTCGTCGCCGTACTTTTCctccatctcgcagcaactGTGCGGGACGGGAACTGGCGGCGGGTCCACCAGCGGTCCGAACGATGTGATACTTCCGAGCATTTTCGTGAAAATTCCCACTCAAATCAATCAGCAGTACCAGCAGGAGAACCGGCTGCGCAATGCACGCAATCCAAGTGAGATCAAGTGCGAAGAAAGGGCGGAACCTATCAAAAGTGAGATGGCTGATACACGGTTGAAGCTAACAAGCGCAACCATTTCCGACCAGCTACCCGACCTCATCGATAACTACTTGAACGATACACCGCGTGCATCGAGCAATAATGGGGTGGGTTGTGCTGAAGAATACTCCATCCATCGTTGTGATCACTGTCCGTATGCAACCCTCTCGGAGCCATCGTTGGCtgagcacaaacaaacaaagcataCCACGGGTGGACGAATGCTTCTCGGTACCCTAAGCTGTCCGGTTTGTGAGAATAAGTTTTACAAAAAGACAGTCCTAGAGCTACATTTGCTGGACGACCACGAAATGGCAAGAAACGAGGTGGAGTTGCTGTGCGGTAGGATTTCAAACCTTCAACAGAGCGCAGGTTGTGCTCCATCGGCCGTTTCTTCGTCTGTGGCACAGACCAGCAGCACTCTAACGCAAACGATTTCCACCGCGGTGGCCCCAAACAAGAGTCGGATCTACATTAAAGATGTACAGTTGCTCAAAAAACCGGATGTTATCGCCCAGGAGACGCAAAATGGAACCCATGTTCAGCAAACCCAGGTTCAGCAGATGCTTCCAATGGATCAACAACAGCAATCTTCGCACCCTTGTTCGCAAGACAATCATCTTTCTGCTACAGAATCGTCTTCCCATGAACAGTACCAGAGCGAACAACACCAACCAGCCGCACCAACCGCACATGGTTCCGGGAGCGGTAGTAAAATCTTCATTCGGAATGTTTCTCTGCTGCAGAACGTTAACTTTACACCGACGGCTGAAAATCTGCTTTCCAATGGTGGCAAGTATCATTCGTTTATGAACCATGAGTGTCAAAGCGATCTGTCGTCGCCCGCAATCGATACATCTTCGTCGATCGATGATAGTTACTGCCAAATGATGCCTTCGACCGTCGCTACGCAACCGAGGAGCAACCGTATCTAcattaaaaatgttgataTTCTACGAAATCCTCTGCTTTCATTGGATCACACAGGGCCGGCGTCGGCATCCAATTCGTACAATGCGCCGACCACCAGCCGGGCAAGTAGTTGCGAAAGTATAATCTGCACATcgactccaccaccaccaccaccgccggtgCCGCAGCCATCAACCTCGTCGCAATCACTTCCACCGATAGtgccaccaacagcagcaacgaTAATCCCTCTTTCGCAACTAACCGAATCGCAGTTGGCGCCAGGAAATGAGCAATCTCTTACCGGAGAGGGTATGGACCAAGGCTTGAGGCCTTCAGTGGACGAAAATGGGAGTATGCTAGGACTGATGGCaccacagcagcaacaaacgcAATCGATCGGACAGGGAGCGATCAGTTTACCCATGATGTACACCACCGTATCAGAACCAACGAGAATCCCGGACAGTTGCTCATCGTCGTGTATTTCCATCGCACCGGTAAACTCCTCATCGACAACCAACACCCAATCGAACCCATCTTGTAATGGGTATCAGTTAGCTTCGTTTACTTCCGATGGGCAACACCAACAGCAGGAGCcgaggaaaagtaaaatatttatcaaaaacataagTGTCCTCAAGCAACCGACCATCCACCTGAAATCGGTCGACGAAGTGAACCTGATGACGTACGATCAGCTGCAGCTGCAAAACTTACTTCCCGTCGGAGTGAACGCACCGGTTGGGTGTATCATGAGTATGGATCAGTCGAGCGTTCATCTGGACGGAAGGCGCCAGCAGGACGGCATGATGGACGGTGGTAACAATGCCGAAGCGATAGAACAATCTTTTGGGCAGCTAATGGAAGCGGTTGTCGAACAGCAGCCACACGAGGAGGCCATGGATGGATACCAAGATGTTGGTTGCTACGATGACTTGGATGTTTGCGATTTCAGCAATGGATTTAACGAACGGGACGATCCGGGTGGGGGTGAAGGTGCAATAAGTGTCCCATCGGGGGGTAGCAATAACAACACCCTAAGCATGAGCTGCGATGGATTACTTGGAGAAGCACGTTGCGACAATTTTCAATCCGGGTTCGATCAAGACATTATCCTGCTGCAACCATCAAACTCCAGTGGCGGCGACTCGCAACCAAACGAAACGCAAAAGATGTCCGAAAGTTGGCCACCGGTCGTTGGCGGTGGTTCTTTACTTCCACAGGACACTTCTTGTCCGTCGGAAAGTGTTCCCATGGAGGAAACCGTTAGTGAACCGCATAATGATGAGGTTGAGCAGCAGCAAGATAAAGACATTCTGTTCCTATGTGCCCAGGAAGTGATCAATCTCGACCCTCCGGCTGATGAACCGAAGGTGAGCGAAGTGGACGAAGGTGTCGGCCTAACGGATAACTCGATCGCCGAACTTCCGTCCACTGCAACAAGCGACCAAGCATCGGATCGTCCTCGGCCacgcggtcgtccaaagggcgCAAAGCAGACGGGCATAACGAAGCTGAAGAAGCTATACTCCAATCTTACCCCACAGGAGGAGGGCTACAAATGCGACATCAAAGAGTGTGGGGCACGCTTCCGGCAACCGGATCGGCTCGAGTATCATCGAAAATGTCACTTACCGGCAACAGCGTGCAGTGCCGAGTCGGGCGCAATCCGATGCCCGGAGTGTGGCTCGCTAGAGTTTCGCAACTGGAACACACTCCATACGCACCTGTGGCGTGAGCATGCGGTTGATATGGAACTGTACGCGTGTCAGCTGTGCAGCTTCAAAACGCCAGTCCTTTGCCGTTTGACAAACACGCACATGAAGATTCACTCAGAGGAGCGTAACTTTAAGTGCGCCATCTGCTCGAAGGCGTTCAAGAACAACAAGCAGTTGCGGAATCATCGACGATCGCATCGGGATCCGGTTCAGCCGGTTCAAACGCAGCAACTGCAGCAACAGAACACTTCCGAGGATGTTGCCTCAACCGACATGGCGGTGGTGGAGAATGCACCCCCGGTGGAATCAGCTACAGCCGCCAAGTCGTCGTCGAAGCCAAATAAACCCTCCGCCGTTCCTATTAAGTGTGTCAAGTGTGGTCAAAAGTTCACCAGCCAGCGCCAACTGCATTCCCATATGGAAGCGAAGCATCCACCCACCTCGGACGGAGGGCTGGCGAGTGAGGCGCCCGGGAAGCATCGATGTGTCATGTGCGGGATGATGTTTAAGACGCGCTACCTGCTGCAATCACACTCGGCGAAACACTCGGACGAAAAGCGATTCAAGTGTGAACACTGCGATTACACGACGAACGATCACAATGCCTTCCG encodes:
- the LOC131294457 gene encoding uncharacterized protein LOC131294457; the encoded protein is MDIFQNQCSESLGFDSMLSSNHLNSPLHDSPGSPNQLTFGPSSPYFSSISQQLCGTGTGGGSTSGPNDVILPSIFVKIPTQINQQYQQENRLRNARNPSEIKCEERAEPIKSEMADTRLKLTSATISDQLPDLIDNYLNDTPRASSNNGVGCAEEYSIHRCDHCPYATLSEPSLAEHKQTKHTTGGRMLLGTLSCPVCENKFYKKTVLELHLLDDHEMARNEVELLCGRISNLQQSAGCAPSAVSSSVAQTSSTLTQTISTAVAPNKSRIYIKDVQLLKKPDVIAQETQNGTHVQQTQVQQMLPMDQQQQSSHPCSQDNHLSATESSSHEQYQSEQHQPAAPTAHGSGSGSKIFIRNVSLLQNVNFTPTAENLLSNGGKYHSFMNHECQSDLSSPAIDTSSSIDDSYCQMMPSTVATQPRSNRIYIKNVDILRNPLLSLDHTGPASASNSYNAPTTSRASSCESIICTSTPPPPPPPVPQPSTSSQSLPPIVPPTAATIIPLSQLTESQLAPGNEQSLTGEGMDQGLRPSVDENGSMLGLMAPQQQQTQSIGQGAISLPMMYTTVSEPTRIPDSCSSSCISIAPVNSSSTTNTQSNPSCNGYQLASFTSDGQHQQQEPRKSKIFIKNISVLKQPTIHLKSVDEVNLMTYDQLQLQNLLPVGVNAPDGMMDGGNNAEAIEQSFGQLMEAVVEQQPHEEAMDGYQDVGCYDDLDVCDFSNGFNERDDPGGGEGAISVPSGGSNNNTLSMSCDGLLGEARCDNFQSGFDQDIILLQPSNSSGGDSQPNETQKMSESWPPVVGGGSLLPQDTSCPSESVPMEETVSEPHNDEVEQQQDKDILFLCAQEVINLDPPADEPKVSEVDEGVGLTDNSIAELPSTATSDQASDRPRPRGRPKGAKQTGITKLKKLYSNLTPQEEGYKCDIKECGARFRQPDRLEYHRKCHLPATACSAESGAIRCPECGSLEFRNWNTLHTHLWREHAVDMELYACQLCSFKTPVLCRLTNTHMKIHSEERNFKCAICSKAFKNNKQLRNHRRSHRDPVQPVQTQQLQQQNTSEDVASTDMAVVENAPPVESATAAKSSSKPNKPSAVPIKCVKCGQKFTSQRQLHSHMEAKHPPTSDGGLASEAPGKHRCVMCGMMFKTRYLLQSHSAKHSDEKRFKCEHCDYTTNDHNAFRRHKMRHNTKGNHMYKCSYCDYTSIQSTTYRKHLERMHADEASRLLYKCAKCPFVSISELKYQLHRAKHEHPENGEDSPIEDTQKIPDEQMPLEGNVSIVEDAVGNSQEQQQEDDSRACESVGSDVMIVDNREPMDLNHSNYEQLQLQHPDVSGLQLVQHQQQPIIRPAMFANNFSKVDNFYGHSQLQPKLLKLTDRIPSHRVSPLGQLPLLQPLGVQSSLITLPGTGTSVSFAVSSQDLATTDFQMNSYDMQQHQQQQQQLEQYDHHQQQMMVNSVGDTIVLGRN